The Kaustia mangrovi genome has a segment encoding these proteins:
- a CDS encoding N-acetylglutaminylglutamine amidotransferase, whose translation MCGICGEITFDGSPASQDALAAMSACLAPRGPDGHGAVTRNRVGLGHRRLKIIDLSDKAEQPMVDAALGLTIAFNGCIYNYKELRSELQAKGYSFFSDGDTEVILKAWHAWGPEAPKRFHGMFAFAIYERDTGRLVLARDRFGIKPLYYSATDRRLRFASTLPAILAAGDVDTEIDLGALHNYMTFHAVVPAPRTLLSGIRKLPPATLRIVEPDGRTKDEVFWSLRFERTKEDLETSAEVWRDRVGEALRLAVDRRMIADVPVGVLLSGGVDSSLIVALLAEAGQTGLQTFSIGFESVGEEKGDEFMYSDIIAERFGTDHHKIFVPSDQLLTALPETIAAMSEPMVSYDNVGFFLLSKEVAKHVKVVQSGQGADEVFAGYHWYPKLSGSNTALDDYAEAFFDRDHDKFARHVSDRYLGEDFSRAFVSEHMGMPGAEDPVDKALRLDSTIMLVDDPVKRVDNMTMAWGLEARVPFLDHELVELAARIPPEHKLADGGKGVLKAVARQVVPAEVIDRPKGYFPVPALKYVEGPYLEMTRDALTSSRARERGLFRQDYLDALFDDPRAHITPLRGSELWQAALVEMWLQSHGL comes from the coding sequence ATGTGTGGAATCTGCGGAGAGATCACCTTCGACGGAAGCCCTGCTTCTCAGGATGCACTTGCAGCGATGAGCGCCTGCCTCGCGCCGCGCGGACCGGACGGCCACGGCGCGGTGACGAGAAACCGCGTCGGCCTCGGCCACCGGCGGCTGAAGATCATCGATCTCAGCGACAAGGCGGAGCAGCCCATGGTCGACGCCGCGCTCGGCCTGACCATCGCCTTCAATGGCTGTATCTATAATTACAAGGAGTTGCGCTCCGAGCTTCAGGCGAAGGGTTACAGCTTCTTCTCCGACGGCGACACCGAGGTCATCCTCAAGGCCTGGCACGCCTGGGGGCCGGAAGCGCCGAAGCGTTTCCACGGCATGTTCGCCTTCGCCATCTACGAGCGCGATACGGGCCGGCTCGTTCTCGCGCGCGACCGCTTCGGCATCAAGCCGCTCTATTACAGCGCGACGGACAGGCGTTTGCGGTTCGCCTCCACCCTGCCCGCCATACTCGCCGCCGGAGACGTCGATACCGAGATCGATCTCGGCGCGCTCCACAACTACATGACGTTCCATGCGGTCGTGCCGGCGCCGCGCACCCTGCTGTCCGGCATCCGCAAGCTGCCGCCCGCCACCTTGAGGATCGTCGAGCCCGACGGACGCACCAAGGACGAGGTTTTCTGGAGCCTCCGGTTCGAGCGCACCAAGGAGGATCTGGAGACCTCCGCGGAGGTCTGGCGCGACCGGGTCGGCGAGGCGCTGCGGCTCGCCGTCGACCGCCGCATGATCGCCGACGTGCCCGTGGGCGTGCTGCTGTCGGGCGGTGTCGATTCGAGCCTGATCGTCGCGCTGCTCGCCGAGGCCGGCCAGACGGGCCTGCAGACCTTCTCCATCGGCTTTGAGTCGGTCGGCGAGGAGAAGGGCGACGAGTTCATGTATTCCGATATCATCGCGGAGCGCTTCGGCACCGATCACCACAAGATCTTCGTGCCGTCGGACCAGCTCCTCACCGCCCTGCCGGAAACCATCGCGGCGATGTCGGAGCCCATGGTCTCCTACGACAATGTGGGCTTCTTCCTGCTCTCCAAGGAGGTCGCCAAGCACGTCAAGGTGGTCCAGAGCGGCCAGGGGGCCGACGAGGTCTTCGCCGGCTATCACTGGTATCCGAAGCTCTCAGGCTCCAACACCGCACTCGACGACTATGCCGAGGCCTTCTTCGACCGGGATCACGACAAGTTCGCCCGCCATGTGAGCGACCGCTATCTCGGCGAGGACTTCTCCCGCGCCTTCGTCTCCGAGCATATGGGCATGCCGGGCGCGGAGGATCCCGTGGACAAGGCGCTGCGGCTCGATTCGACCATCATGCTGGTGGACGATCCGGTGAAGCGGGTCGACAATATGACCATGGCCTGGGGGCTCGAGGCACGCGTGCCCTTTCTCGACCACGAGCTCGTCGAGCTGGCCGCCCGCATTCCGCCCGAGCACAAGCTCGCAGACGGCGGCAAGGGCGTGCTGAAGGCGGTGGCGCGCCAGGTCGTGCCGGCGGAGGTGATCGACAGGCCCAAGGGCTATTTCCCGGTCCCGGCCCTCAAATATGTCGAGGGCCCCTATCTGGAGATGACCAGGGACGCCCTTACCTCCAGCCGCGCCCGCGAGCGCGGCCTGTTCAGGCAGGACTATCTCGACGCGCTGTTCGACGACCCCAGGGCCCATATCACGCCGTTGCGCGGTTCGGAGCTCTGGCAGGCCGCGCTCGTCGAGATGTGGCTCCAGTCGCACGGCCTGTAG
- a CDS encoding glycosyltransferase family 4 protein, producing MKAVFVHRHGPGQFLHLAPHLAAAGWQVTLIAEKVDVQMPGVGVVRYRPEPPPRGAPAVSRPMAGPDRHVRTGTKVAETLETLRRRDGPPDIVVGHIGWGGLLFAKDVLPDTPMLGYCEYFYRADGGDMGFAPDDPVTLEERQRIRLRNVSQLVTLDAIEAGLSPTRWQRSRYPDWARRRMALCHEGIDVARCRPDPDARLSLPDGRVLKPGDPVVTYVARDLEPYRGFPQFIRAAARLAKTNRDALFVVAGGDGVSYGVPPEDGRSWRAVMMEETGLDPDRIVFLGRVDHDTLIALFQVSAAHVYLTYPFVLSWSVLEAMACGCLVIGSATPPVQEIVADGVNGYLTDFWDETLLAGRIAEALTKRSSHNAIREKARLTVRHRFALSDCLDRQTAIVNRVMGARRVQPRPELSPAL from the coding sequence ATGAAGGCTGTCTTCGTCCATCGACACGGACCCGGGCAGTTTCTTCATCTCGCACCGCATCTGGCAGCCGCCGGGTGGCAGGTGACCCTCATCGCCGAAAAGGTCGACGTCCAGATGCCGGGCGTCGGCGTCGTCCGCTACAGGCCCGAGCCCCCGCCGCGCGGCGCGCCGGCAGTGTCGCGTCCCATGGCGGGCCCGGACCGTCATGTGCGCACCGGAACGAAGGTCGCCGAAACGCTGGAGACGCTGCGCCGGCGCGACGGCCCTCCGGACATCGTCGTCGGCCATATCGGCTGGGGCGGGCTTCTGTTCGCCAAGGACGTGCTGCCCGACACGCCCATGCTGGGCTATTGCGAGTATTTCTACCGGGCCGATGGCGGGGACATGGGGTTTGCACCCGACGACCCCGTCACGCTGGAGGAGCGCCAGCGCATCCGCCTGCGCAATGTGAGCCAGCTCGTCACGCTGGACGCCATCGAGGCCGGGCTCAGCCCAACCCGATGGCAGCGCAGCCGCTATCCCGACTGGGCGCGCCGGCGCATGGCGCTGTGCCATGAGGGCATCGACGTGGCGCGATGCCGGCCGGATCCGGACGCCCGCCTCTCCCTGCCCGACGGGCGGGTGCTTAAGCCCGGCGATCCCGTCGTGACCTATGTGGCGCGCGATCTGGAGCCCTATCGCGGCTTCCCGCAGTTCATCCGCGCCGCCGCGAGGCTCGCGAAGACGAATCGCGACGCGCTGTTCGTCGTGGCCGGCGGCGACGGGGTGAGCTATGGCGTTCCCCCCGAGGACGGGCGAAGCTGGCGCGCGGTCATGATGGAGGAAACCGGGCTCGATCCCGACCGGATCGTGTTTCTCGGGCGCGTCGACCACGACACGCTGATCGCGCTGTTCCAGGTCTCCGCCGCCCATGTCTACCTCACCTACCCGTTCGTGCTCTCCTGGTCGGTGCTGGAGGCCATGGCCTGCGGATGCCTCGTCATCGGGTCGGCGACACCGCCCGTCCAGGAAATCGTCGCCGACGGCGTCAACGGATACCTCACCGACTTCTGGGACGAGACGCTGCTCGCCGGGCGGATCGCGGAGGCGCTGACGAAGCGTTCCTCCCACAATGCCATCCGGGAGAAGGCTCGGCTGACGGTCCGCCACAGATTCGCGCTGTCCGACTGCCTCGACCGCCAGACCGCCATCGTCAACCGCGTGATGGGCGCGCGGCGTGTCCAGCCGCGGCCCGAACTCAGCCCCGCCCTCTAG
- a CDS encoding MarR family winged helix-turn-helix transcriptional regulator, with protein MEEHLVKEGKRTAVSRAERGNGASAPLATSDHERDTEAATHLELARVLERIYRRYTDLLRGDLNRLGVDDASPSQVMMLFTIGHDELSIRELLDRGHYLGSNASYNLKQLGDAGYIERETSPRDRRSARIRLAPKGHELCDAIRGIHDGYHRLVVRDEMEYGEMETAFRMLRRLEEVWTTTLRYGDAAWADATPPTSRNGRK; from the coding sequence ATGGAAGAACATCTCGTGAAGGAGGGGAAGAGGACGGCTGTTTCCCGTGCCGAGCGCGGAAACGGGGCGTCGGCTCCGCTTGCGACGAGCGATCATGAGAGGGACACCGAAGCGGCGACGCACCTCGAGCTGGCCCGCGTTCTGGAGCGCATCTACCGGCGCTACACCGACCTTTTGCGCGGAGATCTGAACCGTCTGGGCGTCGACGATGCCAGCCCGTCCCAGGTCATGATGCTGTTCACGATCGGCCATGACGAGCTCTCGATCCGCGAGTTGCTCGACCGTGGGCACTATCTCGGTTCGAACGCCTCCTACAACCTCAAGCAACTGGGAGATGCGGGATATATCGAACGCGAGACCTCGCCGCGCGACCGGCGGTCGGCGCGCATCCGCCTTGCGCCCAAGGGTCACGAACTGTGCGACGCGATCCGGGGCATCCATGACGGGTATCACCGCCTCGTGGTGCGCGACGAGATGGAATATGGCGAGATGGAGACCGCGTTCCGCATGCTGCGCAGGCTCGAGGAGGTCTGGACCACGACGCTGCGCTACGGCGATGCCGCCTGGGCCGACGCGACCCCGCCAACGTCGCGAAACGGACGGAAATGA
- a CDS encoding type I secretion system permease/ATPase, giving the protein MADEQSTMPAEAASLVTEIRRTFTMGLIYAGLLSGCITLLQLTVPFFMLQVHDRVITSQSVDTLRLLAVLCLAALALYGVLEFIRAITFQAIASGVVRRLNLPTIEAAIRSSLERGTSGGAQSLRDLNDLRGFITGQAITAPLEAFWAPIFLAVMFALHYIYGIVGLISVLVLIGLSLMSDMLSRHVMKEANDANIETISSIGSSMRHAETIESMGMLPALARRWRGAQLHAVDLYNLGHTRNRGMHAVTRSLRYSMQVTVLGIGAYLVIHGDVSPGSMMAGSVIMGRLLLPFDNVTGDWRQWVSALSSWRRVRTTLEESRSFRETAPTPRAEGDLVIDRVIYATAGSDVPILKGVSFTLSPGEVLGIAGPSAAGKSTLARLLVGVNKPTSGGVYLDGHNVYLWERGSFGNVAGYLPQSVSLLDGTIRENIARMREADPAMVIEAARAAGVHELIGRLPLGYDTPVGDGRFTLSGGQKQRIALARALFGRPRLLVLDEPNANLDAEGEQALMRAIASARADGSIVIMIAHRMSMMQAADKLLVLQDGRVAQFGERTAVVRELSDSAEARPTIASKGAAS; this is encoded by the coding sequence ATGGCGGATGAACAGTCGACGATGCCGGCCGAGGCGGCGTCCCTGGTGACGGAGATTCGCCGCACCTTCACGATGGGGCTGATCTATGCGGGCCTCCTGAGCGGCTGCATCACGTTGCTCCAGCTCACCGTCCCGTTCTTCATGCTGCAGGTGCATGACCGGGTCATCACCAGCCAGAGCGTGGACACGCTGCGCCTTCTGGCGGTGCTGTGCCTGGCGGCGCTTGCGCTTTACGGCGTGCTGGAATTCATTCGCGCGATCACCTTCCAGGCGATCGCGAGCGGCGTTGTGCGGCGGCTGAACCTGCCGACGATCGAGGCCGCCATCCGGTCCTCGCTGGAGCGGGGCACCTCGGGCGGCGCGCAATCGCTGAGGGACCTGAACGACCTGCGCGGCTTCATCACCGGCCAGGCGATCACGGCTCCGCTGGAGGCCTTCTGGGCGCCGATCTTCCTCGCCGTGATGTTCGCGCTCCACTACATCTACGGCATTGTCGGCCTGATCTCGGTGCTCGTCCTGATCGGCCTGAGCCTGATGTCGGACATGCTCTCGCGGCATGTGATGAAGGAGGCCAACGACGCCAACATCGAGACGATCTCGAGCATCGGCTCCTCGATGCGCCATGCCGAGACGATCGAGAGCATGGGCATGCTGCCCGCACTGGCCCGGCGCTGGCGCGGCGCGCAGCTCCACGCCGTCGACCTCTACAATCTGGGCCATACCCGCAATCGCGGCATGCATGCCGTAACCCGCAGCCTGCGCTACAGCATGCAGGTCACCGTGCTCGGGATCGGCGCCTATCTGGTCATTCACGGCGACGTCTCGCCCGGCTCCATGATGGCCGGCAGTGTCATCATGGGCCGGCTCCTGCTGCCATTCGACAATGTGACCGGCGACTGGCGCCAGTGGGTCTCCGCACTGTCCTCCTGGCGGCGGGTGCGCACGACGCTGGAGGAAAGCCGGTCGTTCCGGGAGACCGCGCCGACGCCGCGCGCGGAGGGCGATCTGGTCATCGACCGTGTCATCTATGCGACCGCGGGTTCGGACGTGCCGATCCTGAAGGGGGTGAGCTTCACCCTGTCGCCGGGCGAGGTGCTCGGCATCGCCGGGCCGTCGGCGGCGGGCAAGTCGACGCTCGCGCGCCTCCTTGTCGGCGTGAACAAGCCGACGAGCGGCGGTGTCTATCTCGACGGCCACAATGTCTATCTCTGGGAACGTGGGTCCTTCGGCAATGTGGCCGGTTACCTGCCGCAGAGCGTGTCGCTGCTCGACGGGACGATCCGGGAGAACATCGCCCGCATGCGCGAGGCCGATCCCGCCATGGTGATCGAGGCGGCGCGTGCGGCGGGCGTGCACGAGCTCATCGGCCGGCTGCCGCTCGGTTACGACACGCCGGTCGGCGATGGCCGCTTCACATTGTCGGGCGGCCAGAAGCAGCGCATCGCCCTGGCGCGCGCCCTGTTCGGCCGGCCGCGCCTGCTGGTGCTCGACGAGCCGAACGCCAATCTCGATGCGGAGGGCGAGCAGGCACTCATGCGCGCCATCGCCTCCGCGCGTGCGGACGGCTCCATCGTGATCATGATCGCGCATCGCATGTCGATGATGCAGGCCGCCGACAAGCTGCTCGTTCTTCAGGATGGCCGGGTCGCGCAGTTCGGCGAGCGCACCGCCGTGGTGCGCGAGCTCTCCGATTCTGCCGAGGCCCGGCCAACCATCGCCAGCAAGGGGGCTGCGTCATGA
- a CDS encoding HlyD family type I secretion periplasmic adaptor subunit, with the protein MNEVLKVARRRDIVPAATGREPTWQEILAEDRVTPRVMLRRPLIAGLLAIGIGFGGFIGWAMSAELDSAAVASGSIIVDSRKKVVSHLEGGVLEKLMVREGDHVTVGQPLIELSETRARSELAQLQGERTGLVAKLARLRAEQKGARTIDFPEELLKSSDPLTLDVVADEQRFFVKRREVYEAKLDTQRRAIEQHQAEIDALRSQLEANQRQTNLINEQLTAIRTLADQGFATRTRVVELEAQWSGLVGDGGEYRAQMAKAEQGKAKAKVELLSIENEWQSDIAKAIQEAQIALNDVNQRITSSRDVLERLVVRSPSAGTVMNIQMRTPGSAVPAGQPIMDVVPQEDNLVVEAKINVRDIDSVRVGAPAEVQLQAYSRRTLPPLNGEITYVAADQTTNEETGTAFYVVHAEIDKSVLAKHEDVRLYPGMPAEVLVKNRPRRAIDYIIEPITKSFNRAFREE; encoded by the coding sequence ATGAACGAGGTGCTGAAGGTCGCCCGCCGGCGGGATATCGTTCCCGCGGCGACGGGGCGCGAGCCAACATGGCAGGAGATCCTCGCGGAGGACCGGGTCACCCCGCGGGTCATGCTGCGCCGGCCGCTGATCGCCGGCCTCCTGGCGATCGGGATCGGCTTCGGCGGTTTCATCGGCTGGGCGATGTCGGCCGAGCTCGACAGCGCCGCGGTCGCCAGCGGGTCGATCATCGTCGACTCGCGCAAGAAGGTCGTGAGCCATCTGGAAGGCGGTGTTCTGGAAAAGCTCATGGTTCGCGAGGGCGACCATGTGACCGTCGGCCAGCCGCTGATCGAGCTGAGCGAGACCCGCGCGCGCTCCGAGCTCGCCCAGCTCCAGGGCGAGCGGACCGGGCTCGTCGCGAAGCTCGCGCGCCTGCGCGCCGAGCAGAAGGGCGCCAGGACGATCGATTTCCCCGAGGAGCTGCTGAAGAGCAGCGACCCGCTCACGCTCGACGTGGTCGCCGACGAGCAGCGCTTCTTCGTCAAACGGCGCGAGGTCTACGAGGCCAAGCTCGACACCCAGCGCCGCGCCATCGAGCAGCACCAGGCCGAGATCGACGCCCTGCGCTCGCAGCTCGAGGCTAATCAGCGCCAGACGAATCTGATCAACGAGCAGCTGACCGCCATCCGCACGCTCGCCGATCAGGGGTTCGCCACCCGCACCAGGGTCGTCGAGCTGGAGGCACAGTGGAGCGGGCTGGTCGGCGATGGCGGCGAGTACCGCGCACAGATGGCCAAGGCCGAGCAGGGCAAGGCCAAGGCCAAGGTCGAGCTGCTCTCCATCGAGAACGAATGGCAGAGCGACATCGCCAAGGCCATTCAGGAAGCGCAGATCGCGCTCAACGACGTCAACCAGCGGATCACCTCATCAAGGGATGTGCTGGAGCGGCTCGTCGTGCGCTCGCCGTCGGCCGGCACCGTCATGAATATCCAGATGCGCACGCCGGGCAGCGCCGTGCCGGCCGGTCAGCCGATCATGGATGTCGTGCCGCAGGAGGACAATCTCGTGGTCGAGGCGAAGATCAATGTGCGCGACATCGATTCCGTTCGAGTCGGAGCGCCTGCCGAGGTGCAGTTGCAGGCCTACAGCCGGCGGACACTGCCGCCGCTCAACGGCGAGATCACCTATGTCGCCGCGGACCAGACGACGAATGAGGAGACGGGCACCGCCTTCTATGTCGTCCATGCGGAGATCGACAAGAGTGTCCTCGCCAAGCACGAGGATGTCCGGCTCTATCCGGGGATGCCGGCGGAGGTTCTGGTGAAGAATCGTCCGCGCCGCGCCATCGACTACATCATCGAGCCGATCACCAAGAGCTTCAACCGGGCGTTCCGGGAGGAGTGA
- a CDS encoding calcium-binding protein produces the protein MATLEGGAFDDTLMGSPEADIIFGRGGDDIAFGEDGNDLLFGQGGDDMLFGGEGSDQLLGGGGDDLLFGEEGNDTLLGGGGNDTMLGGEGDDVVLGGGGDDLLFGNEGNDTLLGGGGSDTIFGGEGNDIMAGGGGADTFVFTGGGGQDVVLDFQAGQDMLQISQGINGTDVATAEDVAARATQVGADTVVDLGNGDTITLSNTNADDVQDDPGSYFSVQ, from the coding sequence ATGGCGACTCTCGAAGGCGGAGCGTTCGACGATACCTTAATGGGCTCGCCCGAAGCCGACATCATATTCGGGCGTGGGGGGGACGACATAGCTTTCGGGGAGGATGGAAACGACCTGCTGTTTGGGCAGGGCGGTGACGACATGCTGTTCGGCGGCGAAGGCTCCGACCAGCTTCTCGGCGGCGGCGGCGACGATCTGCTGTTCGGCGAGGAAGGCAACGATACGCTCCTCGGCGGCGGCGGAAACGACACCATGCTGGGCGGCGAGGGCGACGATGTCGTGCTCGGCGGCGGCGGTGACGATCTGCTGTTCGGCAACGAGGGCAACGACACGCTCCTCGGCGGCGGTGGTAGCGATACCATCTTCGGCGGCGAGGGCAACGACATCATGGCCGGCGGCGGCGGTGCGGACACCTTCGTGTTCACCGGCGGCGGCGGACAGGATGTGGTCCTCGACTTCCAGGCCGGCCAGGATATGCTGCAGATTTCGCAGGGTATCAACGGAACGGACGTGGCGACGGCAGAGGATGTGGCCGCACGCGCGACCCAGGTTGGCGCCGACACGGTGGTCGATCTGGGCAATGGCGACACGATCACACTCTCCAACACCAATGCCGACGACGTACAGGACGATCCGGGCTCCTATTTCTCGGTCCAGTAA
- a CDS encoding glycosyltransferase family 2 protein translates to MLDRGAADVQAGVAGGFDIRRLSAQTLVLIWDVPTRLWTSPQLEAVEGKLPAPMVTLRLPLASGGTRLLWALRAPQDAGLRLHAYAGALSSGAEVAIEPDTRFGALDVDALLDDLTPASRLSLASRMLQGWPGLFGLHRSRTFTGLIHRFVASLVETPAAVRAVAKIGDDRLVMETALPATFGKIDDVFVVAPNGFARLGGTPHLSGTDGQGRRAMHLVMDHAMLRDDGFVVVAGAQGLAVRRMAQARQVPDLPAWWRQRATMGSGLYEHIVAALATGTDSDARAALEFQLRCPLQPQRVTGGNGLPAAEIDVALSGPSGLFAGGWFSDPTDLVDGLDVLDGDGGYRPLDDNMHRFRGHANRDGETVEATGFVAFLDTQEGAAPLLQPRFLLRLASGARYLMVPPRQPVDPSEARASALRAIPPQHLGDDVLTGCLAPTLGALQEQHRARVGIDAVKTIGQPLDNPEISIVVPLYRVLDFLRVQVASFAADPDIAERGELVYVLDSPEQAEEVEHLMHGLHLLYGLPMTLVVMNRNGGYSLACNAGARTARGQVLAMLNSDVIPSGPGWLATLAARLEGDDGAAAVGPKLLFEDGSIQHAGMYFARDFRGQWLNHHFYKGMPGRFAPACVDRMVPAVTGPASSCPAPSSRMWAGSRRITSSETMKIATSASRSAAPATASPMPPMWSSIIWSAAPYSTMPTTCAAWRRATTPGSMPGAGTTP, encoded by the coding sequence ATGCTCGATCGTGGTGCCGCGGACGTCCAGGCGGGCGTTGCGGGCGGATTCGATATTCGTCGCCTGAGCGCGCAGACGCTCGTGCTCATCTGGGATGTTCCGACAAGATTGTGGACGTCTCCTCAGCTGGAGGCCGTCGAGGGCAAGCTGCCCGCACCGATGGTAACGCTCAGACTGCCGCTCGCCTCGGGCGGGACGCGGCTGCTCTGGGCTCTGCGCGCGCCGCAGGATGCCGGCCTCAGGCTGCATGCCTATGCCGGTGCCTTGTCGTCGGGCGCGGAGGTCGCCATCGAGCCGGACACCCGCTTCGGTGCCCTCGATGTCGATGCGCTGCTCGACGATCTCACCCCGGCAAGCCGCCTGTCGCTGGCCTCGCGCATGCTGCAGGGCTGGCCCGGGCTGTTCGGGCTCCATCGCAGCCGTACATTCACCGGCCTCATTCACCGCTTCGTCGCGAGCCTCGTGGAGACACCGGCAGCCGTTCGCGCCGTCGCGAAGATCGGCGACGACCGTCTCGTCATGGAAACCGCGCTGCCGGCGACCTTCGGCAAGATCGACGATGTCTTCGTCGTCGCGCCGAACGGGTTCGCGCGGCTCGGCGGCACGCCCCATCTGTCGGGAACCGACGGCCAGGGGCGCCGTGCGATGCATCTGGTCATGGACCACGCCATGCTGCGCGACGACGGCTTCGTCGTCGTGGCCGGCGCGCAGGGCCTGGCCGTGCGGCGCATGGCGCAGGCTCGCCAGGTTCCCGATCTGCCGGCCTGGTGGCGCCAGCGCGCGACCATGGGGTCCGGCCTTTACGAACATATCGTTGCCGCGCTCGCCACTGGTACGGACAGCGACGCGCGCGCCGCGCTGGAATTCCAGCTTCGCTGCCCGCTCCAGCCCCAGCGCGTGACGGGCGGCAACGGATTGCCGGCGGCAGAGATCGATGTGGCCCTTTCGGGTCCATCCGGCCTCTTCGCCGGCGGTTGGTTCAGCGATCCCACCGATCTCGTCGACGGGCTGGATGTCCTCGACGGGGACGGCGGGTACCGGCCGCTGGACGACAATATGCACCGCTTCCGCGGCCACGCGAACCGCGACGGCGAGACCGTCGAGGCGACGGGGTTCGTCGCCTTCCTCGATACGCAGGAGGGTGCAGCCCCGCTGCTGCAGCCCCGGTTCCTCCTGCGGCTCGCCTCCGGCGCGCGCTACCTCATGGTCCCGCCGCGCCAGCCGGTCGATCCGAGCGAGGCGCGGGCATCGGCGCTGCGGGCCATTCCCCCTCAGCATCTGGGCGACGACGTTCTGACGGGCTGTCTCGCGCCCACGCTCGGCGCGCTTCAGGAGCAGCACCGCGCCCGCGTCGGTATCGATGCGGTGAAGACGATCGGGCAGCCTCTGGACAACCCCGAGATCAGCATCGTCGTCCCGCTCTACCGGGTCCTCGATTTCCTGCGCGTGCAGGTGGCGAGCTTCGCGGCCGATCCGGATATCGCGGAGCGCGGCGAGCTCGTCTATGTGCTCGATTCGCCGGAACAGGCCGAGGAGGTCGAGCACCTCATGCACGGCCTCCATCTGCTCTACGGCCTGCCCATGACGCTCGTCGTGATGAACCGCAATGGCGGCTATTCGCTGGCCTGCAATGCGGGCGCGCGGACCGCCCGCGGCCAGGTGCTGGCCATGCTGAATTCCGACGTCATTCCCTCCGGCCCCGGCTGGCTGGCGACGCTGGCGGCGCGCCTCGAGGGCGATGACGGCGCGGCGGCCGTCGGGCCGAAGCTCCTGTTCGAGGATGGTTCGATCCAGCATGCGGGCATGTATTTCGCGCGCGATTTCCGGGGGCAGTGGCTCAACCATCATTTCTACAAGGGGATGCCCGGCCGTTTCGCACCGGCCTGCGTGGACCGCATGGTGCCGGCGGTCACGGGGCCTGCCTCGTCGTGCCCCGCGCCGTCTTCGAGGATGTGGGCGGGTTCACGGAGGATTACGTCATCGGAGACTATGAAGATAGCGACCTCTGCCTCAAGATCCGCCGCGCCGGCCACGGCATCGCCTATGCCGCCAATGTGGAGCTCTATCATCTGGAGCGCCGCTCCATACAGCACAATGCCGACTACATGCGCGGCGTGGCGGCGCGCTACAACGCCTGGCTCCATGCCGGGCGCTGGAACGACGCCATGA
- a CDS encoding class I SAM-dependent methyltransferase — MSEVVALQGYMGDGAEGSDERIEWLAETILRNRFLPAPPAENVFVGDGDFRLIGTEFLRHFVRLGGLRPEHRVLDIGSGIGRMAVPLTQYLDPETASYEGIDPVREGVDWCSETVSPVYPNFRFRHLDIAHDVYNPAGRIKGEELRLPFDDAAFDFILMVSVATHLPAVEIGSYTREIARVLAPGGRLFLSAFVMDESARTQTEGRDARLGFTPAGEGPEWYANPEAPLGAVAFEDGFIDDVLQRAGLAIRRKSLGHWRGRQAAHYQDVFVAEKGGEEA, encoded by the coding sequence ATGAGCGAGGTTGTCGCGCTTCAGGGCTATATGGGCGACGGCGCGGAGGGCTCCGACGAGCGCATCGAGTGGCTTGCCGAGACGATCCTGCGCAACCGCTTCCTGCCGGCCCCGCCGGCGGAGAACGTCTTTGTCGGCGATGGCGACTTCCGGCTCATCGGCACGGAGTTCCTGCGCCATTTCGTGCGGCTCGGGGGCTTGCGGCCGGAGCATCGCGTGCTGGATATCGGCTCAGGCATCGGGCGCATGGCGGTTCCGCTGACCCAGTATCTCGACCCCGAGACGGCGAGCTACGAGGGTATCGACCCGGTCCGGGAAGGCGTGGACTGGTGCAGCGAGACCGTCTCGCCGGTCTATCCCAATTTCCGCTTCCGCCATCTCGATATCGCCCATGATGTCTACAACCCGGCGGGCCGCATCAAGGGCGAGGAGCTGAGGCTTCCCTTCGACGATGCGGCGTTCGACTTCATCCTCATGGTGTCCGTCGCCACCCACCTGCCGGCTGTGGAGATCGGGTCCTATACGCGCGAGATCGCCCGCGTTCTGGCGCCCGGCGGGCGGCTGTTCCTGTCGGCCTTCGTGATGGACGAAAGCGCGCGGACCCAGACGGAGGGGCGCGATGCGCGCCTCGGCTTCACGCCGGCCGGCGAGGGGCCGGAATGGTACGCCAATCCGGAGGCGCCGCTCGGCGCGGTCGCCTTCGAGGACGGCTTCATCGACGATGTCCTGCAGCGCGCGGGGCTGGCCATCCGGCGCAAGAGCCTCGGCCACTGGCGCGGACGGCAGGCGGCCCACTACCAGGACGTCTTCGTCGCGGAGAAGGGCGGGGAGGAGGCATGA